From one Rosa rugosa chromosome 4, drRosRugo1.1, whole genome shotgun sequence genomic stretch:
- the LOC133742126 gene encoding cytochrome P450 704C1-like isoform X3, protein MDFLSTALPPIAISLAVILLAVIFWPAKNKRYPPVAGTVLHQAINFPRLHHYHTELACKYKTFRILELFKHAVYTVDPANVQYILKENVANYGKGLYLHSILSDLMGDGIFAVDGDKWLHQRKTSGSHFSTKVLRDFSSEIFKTNGVKLAGIIYEAVTCDESMDIQDLFMKSTLDSIVKILLGIELGTMSGTNNEENIRFSNAFDDANQATLHRLSDIFWKIKRFLNIGREAVLRKNIEVVDHFIYKLINRKIETLHNSENDKLYLKKRDFISRVLETSETDPKYLRDMVLNFIVAGKETTASALSWFFYMMCKHFDIQEKIAQEVREATGLNNTSSVDELAANLTEEALNKMQYLHAALTETLRLYPTLPLMDLVSKKEKWWYTNLIQWAGWSFYGVMMRKSFGQRDGLTKMAISRKKALSNS, encoded by the exons ATGGATTTTCTTTCCACTGCTTTACCACCCATAGCAATAAGTTTAGCTGTAATACTCTTGGCCGTTATTTTTTGGCCTGCGAAGAACAAGAGGTACCCTCCTGTTGCCGGAACTGTCTTGCACCAAGCCATCAATTTCCCAAGGCTGCATCATTACCACACTGAGCTTGCATGCAAGTACAAAACTTTCAGGATACTTGAATTGTTCAAACATGCTGTCTACACAGTAGATCCTGCAAATGTGCAATACATACTCAAAGAAAATGTTGCAAACTATGGCAAG GGATTGTACCTGCATAGCATTCTGTCCGATCTTATGGGAGATGGAATCTTCGCTGTGGATGGGGACAAATGGCTGCATCAAAGGAAGACATCAGGCTCTCACTTCTCAACTAAAGTACTTAGAGACTTCAGTAGTGAAATCTTCAAAACCAATGGGGTAAAACTTGCTGGCATAATTTATGAAGCTGTAACCTGCGACGAATCAATGGATATCCAA GACTTGTTTATGAAATCAACCTTGGATTCAATCGTCAAGATTCTACTTGGCATCGAACTAGGTACCATGTCTGGAACAAATAATGAAGAAAATATTCGGTTTTCCAATGCTTTTGATGATGCAAACCAAGCTACCCTTCATCGTCTTTCTGATATCTTCTGGAAGATCAAGCGGTTCTTGAACATTGGTAGGGAAGCAGTGCTAAGAAAAAATATAGAAGTGGTGGATCACTTTATATACAAATTAATCAACAGAAAGATTGAAACACTCCATAATTCAGAAAATGATAAGCTATAT TTAAAGAAAAGAGACTTTATCTCAAGGGTTTTGGAAACTAGTGAGACCGATCCAAAGTACCTGAGAGACATGGTCCTAAATTTTATTGTAGCCGGCAAAGAAACAACTGCTTCTGCTCTTTCATGGTTTTTTTATATGATGTGCAAGCATTTCGATATACAAGAAAAGATTGCACAGGAAGTTAGAGAAGCAACAGGTCTGAATAATACTTCAAGTGTTGATGAACTTGCAGCCAATCTTACTGAAGAAGCTCTTAACAAAATGCAATATCTTCATGCAGCTTTGACTGAGACACTCAGACTCTATCCTACGCTTCCATTG ATGGATTTAGTGTCAAAAAAGGAGAAATGGTGGTATACCAATCTTATTCAATGGGCCGGATGGAGTTTTTATGGGGTGATGATGCGGAAGAGTTTCGGCCAGAGAGATGGCTTGACGAAAATGGCAATTTCAAGGAAGAAAGCCCTTTCAAATTCGTAG
- the LOC133742126 gene encoding cytochrome P450 704C1-like isoform X4 has protein sequence MDFLSTALPPIAISLAVILLAVIFWPAKNKRYPPVAGTVLHQAINFPRLHHYHTELACKYKTFRILELFKHAVYTVDPANVQYILKENVANYGKGLYLHSILSDLMGDGIFAVDGDKWLHQRKTSGSHFSTKVLRDFSSEIFKTNGVKLAGIIYEAVTCDESMDIQDLFMKSTLDSIVKILLGIELGTMSGTNNEENIRFSNAFDDANQATLHRLSDIFWKIKRFLNIGREAVLRKNIEVVDHFIYKLINRKIETLHNSENDKLYLKKRDFISRVLETSETDPKYLRDMVLNFIVAGKETTASALSWFFYMMCKHFDIQEKIAQEVREATALTETLRLYPTLPLMDLVSKKEKWWYTNLIQWAGWSFYGVMMRKSFGQRDGLTKMAISRKKALSNS, from the exons ATGGATTTTCTTTCCACTGCTTTACCACCCATAGCAATAAGTTTAGCTGTAATACTCTTGGCCGTTATTTTTTGGCCTGCGAAGAACAAGAGGTACCCTCCTGTTGCCGGAACTGTCTTGCACCAAGCCATCAATTTCCCAAGGCTGCATCATTACCACACTGAGCTTGCATGCAAGTACAAAACTTTCAGGATACTTGAATTGTTCAAACATGCTGTCTACACAGTAGATCCTGCAAATGTGCAATACATACTCAAAGAAAATGTTGCAAACTATGGCAAG GGATTGTACCTGCATAGCATTCTGTCCGATCTTATGGGAGATGGAATCTTCGCTGTGGATGGGGACAAATGGCTGCATCAAAGGAAGACATCAGGCTCTCACTTCTCAACTAAAGTACTTAGAGACTTCAGTAGTGAAATCTTCAAAACCAATGGGGTAAAACTTGCTGGCATAATTTATGAAGCTGTAACCTGCGACGAATCAATGGATATCCAA GACTTGTTTATGAAATCAACCTTGGATTCAATCGTCAAGATTCTACTTGGCATCGAACTAGGTACCATGTCTGGAACAAATAATGAAGAAAATATTCGGTTTTCCAATGCTTTTGATGATGCAAACCAAGCTACCCTTCATCGTCTTTCTGATATCTTCTGGAAGATCAAGCGGTTCTTGAACATTGGTAGGGAAGCAGTGCTAAGAAAAAATATAGAAGTGGTGGATCACTTTATATACAAATTAATCAACAGAAAGATTGAAACACTCCATAATTCAGAAAATGATAAGCTATAT TTAAAGAAAAGAGACTTTATCTCAAGGGTTTTGGAAACTAGTGAGACCGATCCAAAGTACCTGAGAGACATGGTCCTAAATTTTATTGTAGCCGGCAAAGAAACAACTGCTTCTGCTCTTTCATGGTTTTTTTATATGATGTGCAAGCATTTCGATATACAAGAAAAGATTGCACAGGAAGTTAGAGAAGCAACAG CTTTGACTGAGACACTCAGACTCTATCCTACGCTTCCATTG ATGGATTTAGTGTCAAAAAAGGAGAAATGGTGGTATACCAATCTTATTCAATGGGCCGGATGGAGTTTTTATGGGGTGATGATGCGGAAGAGTTTCGGCCAGAGAGATGGCTTGACGAAAATGGCAATTTCAAGGAAGAAAGCCCTTTCAAATTCGTAG
- the LOC133742126 gene encoding cytochrome P450 704C1-like isoform X2: MDFLSTALPPIAISLAVILLAVIFWPAKNKRYPPVAGTVLHQAINFPRLHHYHTELACKYKTFRILELFKHAVYTVDPANVQYILKENVANYGKGLYLHSILSDLMGDGIFAVDGDKWLHQRKTSGSHFSTKVLRDFSSEIFKTNGVKLAGIIYEAVTCDESMDIQDLFMKSTLDSIVKILLGIELGTMSGTNNEENIRFSNAFDDANQATLHRLSDIFWKIKRFLNIGREAVLRKNIEVVDHFIYKLINRKIETLHNSENDKLYLKKRDFISRVLETSETDPKYLRDMVLNFIVAGKETTASALSWFFYMMCKHFDIQEKIAQEVREATALTETLRLYPTLPLDAKVCFSDDIWPDGFSVKKGEMVVYQSYSMGRMEFLWGDDAEEFRPERWLDENGNFKEESPFKFVVFNAGPRICLGKEYAYMQMKIVSAILLGSYKFKMSDEKKLVNYKTMFILHIDEGLHVNASPRV, encoded by the exons ATGGATTTTCTTTCCACTGCTTTACCACCCATAGCAATAAGTTTAGCTGTAATACTCTTGGCCGTTATTTTTTGGCCTGCGAAGAACAAGAGGTACCCTCCTGTTGCCGGAACTGTCTTGCACCAAGCCATCAATTTCCCAAGGCTGCATCATTACCACACTGAGCTTGCATGCAAGTACAAAACTTTCAGGATACTTGAATTGTTCAAACATGCTGTCTACACAGTAGATCCTGCAAATGTGCAATACATACTCAAAGAAAATGTTGCAAACTATGGCAAG GGATTGTACCTGCATAGCATTCTGTCCGATCTTATGGGAGATGGAATCTTCGCTGTGGATGGGGACAAATGGCTGCATCAAAGGAAGACATCAGGCTCTCACTTCTCAACTAAAGTACTTAGAGACTTCAGTAGTGAAATCTTCAAAACCAATGGGGTAAAACTTGCTGGCATAATTTATGAAGCTGTAACCTGCGACGAATCAATGGATATCCAA GACTTGTTTATGAAATCAACCTTGGATTCAATCGTCAAGATTCTACTTGGCATCGAACTAGGTACCATGTCTGGAACAAATAATGAAGAAAATATTCGGTTTTCCAATGCTTTTGATGATGCAAACCAAGCTACCCTTCATCGTCTTTCTGATATCTTCTGGAAGATCAAGCGGTTCTTGAACATTGGTAGGGAAGCAGTGCTAAGAAAAAATATAGAAGTGGTGGATCACTTTATATACAAATTAATCAACAGAAAGATTGAAACACTCCATAATTCAGAAAATGATAAGCTATAT TTAAAGAAAAGAGACTTTATCTCAAGGGTTTTGGAAACTAGTGAGACCGATCCAAAGTACCTGAGAGACATGGTCCTAAATTTTATTGTAGCCGGCAAAGAAACAACTGCTTCTGCTCTTTCATGGTTTTTTTATATGATGTGCAAGCATTTCGATATACAAGAAAAGATTGCACAGGAAGTTAGAGAAGCAACAG CTTTGACTGAGACACTCAGACTCTATCCTACGCTTCCATTG GATGCGAAAGTTTGTTTTTCTGATGATATCTGGCCAGATGGATTTAGTGTCAAAAAAGGAGAAATGGTGGTATACCAATCTTATTCAATGGGCCGGATGGAGTTTTTATGGGGTGATGATGCGGAAGAGTTTCGGCCAGAGAGATGGCTTGACGAAAATGGCAATTTCAAGGAAGAAAGCCCTTTCAAATTCGTAGTCTTTAAT GCTGGTCCAAGAATTTGTCTAGGGAAAGAGTATGCTTATATGCAGATGAAGATCGTTTCTGCTATTCTTTTAGGCAGCTACAAATTCAAGATGAGTGACGAGAAAAAACTGGTCAATTACAAAACGATGTTCATCCTCCATATCGATGAAGGTCTTCATGTTAATGCCTCTCCAAGAGTTTGA
- the LOC133742126 gene encoding cytochrome P450 704C1-like isoform X1, which yields MDFLSTALPPIAISLAVILLAVIFWPAKNKRYPPVAGTVLHQAINFPRLHHYHTELACKYKTFRILELFKHAVYTVDPANVQYILKENVANYGKGLYLHSILSDLMGDGIFAVDGDKWLHQRKTSGSHFSTKVLRDFSSEIFKTNGVKLAGIIYEAVTCDESMDIQDLFMKSTLDSIVKILLGIELGTMSGTNNEENIRFSNAFDDANQATLHRLSDIFWKIKRFLNIGREAVLRKNIEVVDHFIYKLINRKIETLHNSENDKLYLKKRDFISRVLETSETDPKYLRDMVLNFIVAGKETTASALSWFFYMMCKHFDIQEKIAQEVREATGLNNTSSVDELAANLTEEALNKMQYLHAALTETLRLYPTLPLDAKVCFSDDIWPDGFSVKKGEMVVYQSYSMGRMEFLWGDDAEEFRPERWLDENGNFKEESPFKFVVFNAGPRICLGKEYAYMQMKIVSAILLGSYKFKMSDEKKLVNYKTMFILHIDEGLHVNASPRV from the exons ATGGATTTTCTTTCCACTGCTTTACCACCCATAGCAATAAGTTTAGCTGTAATACTCTTGGCCGTTATTTTTTGGCCTGCGAAGAACAAGAGGTACCCTCCTGTTGCCGGAACTGTCTTGCACCAAGCCATCAATTTCCCAAGGCTGCATCATTACCACACTGAGCTTGCATGCAAGTACAAAACTTTCAGGATACTTGAATTGTTCAAACATGCTGTCTACACAGTAGATCCTGCAAATGTGCAATACATACTCAAAGAAAATGTTGCAAACTATGGCAAG GGATTGTACCTGCATAGCATTCTGTCCGATCTTATGGGAGATGGAATCTTCGCTGTGGATGGGGACAAATGGCTGCATCAAAGGAAGACATCAGGCTCTCACTTCTCAACTAAAGTACTTAGAGACTTCAGTAGTGAAATCTTCAAAACCAATGGGGTAAAACTTGCTGGCATAATTTATGAAGCTGTAACCTGCGACGAATCAATGGATATCCAA GACTTGTTTATGAAATCAACCTTGGATTCAATCGTCAAGATTCTACTTGGCATCGAACTAGGTACCATGTCTGGAACAAATAATGAAGAAAATATTCGGTTTTCCAATGCTTTTGATGATGCAAACCAAGCTACCCTTCATCGTCTTTCTGATATCTTCTGGAAGATCAAGCGGTTCTTGAACATTGGTAGGGAAGCAGTGCTAAGAAAAAATATAGAAGTGGTGGATCACTTTATATACAAATTAATCAACAGAAAGATTGAAACACTCCATAATTCAGAAAATGATAAGCTATAT TTAAAGAAAAGAGACTTTATCTCAAGGGTTTTGGAAACTAGTGAGACCGATCCAAAGTACCTGAGAGACATGGTCCTAAATTTTATTGTAGCCGGCAAAGAAACAACTGCTTCTGCTCTTTCATGGTTTTTTTATATGATGTGCAAGCATTTCGATATACAAGAAAAGATTGCACAGGAAGTTAGAGAAGCAACAGGTCTGAATAATACTTCAAGTGTTGATGAACTTGCAGCCAATCTTACTGAAGAAGCTCTTAACAAAATGCAATATCTTCATGCAGCTTTGACTGAGACACTCAGACTCTATCCTACGCTTCCATTG GATGCGAAAGTTTGTTTTTCTGATGATATCTGGCCAGATGGATTTAGTGTCAAAAAAGGAGAAATGGTGGTATACCAATCTTATTCAATGGGCCGGATGGAGTTTTTATGGGGTGATGATGCGGAAGAGTTTCGGCCAGAGAGATGGCTTGACGAAAATGGCAATTTCAAGGAAGAAAGCCCTTTCAAATTCGTAGTCTTTAAT GCTGGTCCAAGAATTTGTCTAGGGAAAGAGTATGCTTATATGCAGATGAAGATCGTTTCTGCTATTCTTTTAGGCAGCTACAAATTCAAGATGAGTGACGAGAAAAAACTGGTCAATTACAAAACGATGTTCATCCTCCATATCGATGAAGGTCTTCATGTTAATGCCTCTCCAAGAGTTTGA
- the LOC133745752 gene encoding probable protein phosphatase 2C 27, with protein sequence MTTLLMRFLRSLLVANAGDCRAILSRNGAAIEMSKDHRPCCKKERTRIESLGGYVDDGYLNGQLGVTRALGDWHLEGLKDEGERGGPLSAEPELKLTTLTKDDEFFIIGSDGIWDVFTNENAVDFARRKLQEHNDVKLCCKQIVEEAIKRGATDNLTLVMVEFPLGATSTCGGRKV encoded by the coding sequence GTCTTTGCTCGTGGCAAATGCTGGAGATTGCAGGGCTATATTGTCACGAAATGGAGCAGCTATAGAAATGTCAAAAGATCATAGACCCTGCTGCAAAAAAGAAAGGACGCGAATTGAGTCTTTGGGTGGATATGTTGATGATGGTTATCTGAATGGTCAGTTAGGGGTCACCCGTGCATTAGGTGATTGGCATCTTGAAGGATTGAAGGATGAGGGTGAAAGGGGAGGACCCTTGAGTGCTGAACCGGAACTTAAATTGACAACACTGACCAAGGATGATGAATTTTTTATCATTGGTAGTGATGGAATATGGGATGTGTTCACCAACGAAAATGCTGTAGACTTTGCTCGAAGGAAACTCCAAGAGCACAATGATGTGAAGCTGTGTTGCAAGCAAATAGTAGAGGAGGCAATAAAACGAGGCGCAACCGACAATTTGACACTTGTTATGGTAGAGTTTCCACTTGGAGCCACCTCCACATGTGGTGGTAGAAAGGTCTAG